The following is a genomic window from Desulforegula conservatrix Mb1Pa.
AGGCTTTCAGCAATTCTGTCAGGGCCGAGGGAAAGACGATTGCTTTTGTCCCTACGATGGGATTTCTCCATGCAGGCCATGCGTCCCTTCTTGGACTTGGAAGGAAAAAAGCCGATGTACTTGTACTCAGTATTTTTGTAAACCCTTCCCAGTTCGGGCCTAATGAGGATCTTGACGCATATCCGAGAAATCTTGAGGGTGATTTTGCAATAGCAGAAAAAGAAGGAGTTGATGCTGTTTTTACTCCAAAACCAGGCGACATATATCCAAAAGGCTATCAAACATATGTTAACCTGGAAACACTCCCTGATCATCTCTGCGGACTTTCAAGGCCCGGTCATTTCAGGGGCGTTGCAACAGTTGTAACCAAGCTGTTTAATATGGTCAAACCCCATTTTGCCTTTTTCGGCCAGAAGGATTTTCAGCAGCT
Proteins encoded in this region:
- the panC gene encoding pantoate--beta-alanine ligase — its product is MNTPKEMQAFSNSVRAEGKTIAFVPTMGFLHAGHASLLGLGRKKADVLVLSIFVNPSQFGPNEDLDAYPRNLEGDFAIAEKEGVDAVFTPKPGDIYPKGYQTYVNLETLPDHLCGLSRPGHFRGVATVVTKLFNMVKPHFAFFGQKDFQQLAVIKRMVLDLDFDIEIIGAPILRESDGLAMSSRNSYLTADQRKSSLCLYQAMCKARDLVAAGIKNTSEIISEAEKIIKTQPGAKIDYLAVVDPDTFEDVSILDKPCLFALAVIIGSTRLIDNTILAPSGSNN